A region from the Rhizoctonia solani chromosome 13, complete sequence genome encodes:
- a CDS encoding carbamoyl-phosphate synthase, protein MAFARPAARTAAAVGRKAPASLGLPLNRSLHVSRPLRIAPSPRTLAVAAPAVGDYAPKNDHVLSSPSELARKISARVLPQLHRPDVRKVVVVGSGGLSIGQAGEFDYSGSQAMKALREAGVEAVLINPNIATWQTSHQLASEVYFLPITPDYVAYVLEKERPDGVLLTFGGQSALNVGIELDRMGVLERLGIKVLGTPIRTLEVSEDRDLFVQALNEIDIPVARSTAVSSVNGALAAGEAIGYPVILRSAFTLGGLGSGFANNPDELRDLAAKSLSLSPQVLIEKSMKGWKELEYEVVRDAADNTIICCNMENFDPLGTHTGDSIVVAPSQTLNDDEYHMLRTAALKVIRHLGVVGECNIQYALNPNSREYCVIEVNARLSRSSALASKATGYPLAYTAAKIALGHTLPELPNAVTKTTTACFEPSLDYIVTKIPKWDLAKFSSQVNREVGSSMKSVGEVMAIGRTWEESLQKAIRQVDPRWVGFEAYAQPKAGPELDRALSVPTDMRLFVIAHAMYNCGYTVDKIHDLTKIDKWYLYKIDNIVQTNRTIQAAGSLKAIDEDLMRRAKKMGFSDQQIATLTNSTEAEARAHRKSLGVTPFVKRIDTLAAEYPAHTNYLYTTYNASEHDVEFDEHGTIVLGSGVYRIGSSVEFDWCAVTCARSLREGGRRTIMINYNPETVSTDYDEADRMYFEELGFERVMDIYELEKAQGIIVSVGGQLPQNIALRLKETGIKVLGTDPAQIDMAEDRHKFSGVLDKVGIDQPEWAEVSSLEAAKEFANRVSYPVLIRPSYVLSGAAMNVVYEESTLEHHLSAAASVSPLHPVVITKFIDGAQEIDVDAVAHKGKLLIHAVSEHVENAGVHSGDATLVLPPFSIPESDMARLKEIAEKVAQAFEISGPFNMQIIRQEKGQGEDSALKVIECNLRASRSFPFVSKVLGKNFIQIATAAITGENVPEPVDIMKEKRDYYSVKVAQFSWTRLGGADPFLGVEMASTGEVASFGKDVHEAYWASLLSTTGFKPPKLGSGVLIGGDISKPEMATVAKQLIDLGFKLYCSSHKVEDFLNSIAYVSCKRIFFPTKDKRKLREVFDEHNIQCVVNLAKSRGKDAVDEDYVARRNAVDFGLPLLNNARCAQLFVEALAKKIPEGALRPYFEGHIPSEVKSWREFVGHAA, encoded by the exons ATGGCTTTCGCTCGACCCGCAGCTCGAACCGCTGCAGCAGTGGGGCGCAAGGCGCCTGCATCTCTAGGTTTACCCCTCAATCGATCCTTGCATGTATCCAGGCCCTTGCGGATAGCGCCGagcccaaggactctggctgtCGCCGCACCGGCTGTTGGGGACTATGCTCCCAAAAATGACCATGTGCTTAGCTCTCCTTCTGAGCTTGCCCGCAAGATTTCGGCTCGAGTACTCCCGCAACTACATAGGCCAGATGTTCGCaaagttgttgttgtaggctcCGGAGGTCTCAGCATTGGCCAAGCCGGGGAATTCGATTACTCTGGATCCCAGGCGATGAAGGCCTTGCGTGAAGCTGGTGTCGAGGCGGTTCTTATCAACCCCAACATCGCGACTTGGCAGACATCTCATCAATTGGCAAGCGAGGTTTACTTTTTGCCTATCACTCCCGACTATGTAGCATATGTTCTTGAAAAGGAGCGCCCTGATGGCGTTTTGCTCACTTTTGGTGGTCAAAGCGCCCTTAACGTTGGTATAGAGCTCGATAGGATGGGTGTACTCGAGCGCTTGGGGATCAAAGTCCTTGGAACACCGATTAGAACCCTAGAAGTCTCGGAAGATCGGGATTTATTCGTTCAGGCTTTGAACG AAATCGATATCCCTGTCGCGAGGTCAACTGCCGTCTCATCGGTCAATGGAGCATTGGCCGCCGGGGAGGCGATCGGATACCCTGTCATTCTTCGCTCTGCCTTTACTCTGGGAGGGCTTGGATCAGGTTTCGCCAACAACCCTGATGAGCTGCGTGACCTTGCAGCCAAATCGCTATCACTCAGCCCTCAAGTACTTATCGAGAAGAGTATGAAAGGTTGGAAAGAACTCGAGTATGAAGTTGTTCGTGATGCTGCGGAT AACACAATCATCTGCTGTAACATGGAAAACTTCGACCCCTTGGGCACACATACTGGAGACTCAATCGTTGTGGCCCCAAGTCAGACTCTCAACGACGATGAATATCATATGCTTCGCACTGCTGCGCTCAAAGTTATCCGTCACTTGGGGGTCGTTGGCGAGTGCAATATTCAGTACGCCCTCAATCCCAATTCCCGGGAATATTGTGTCATCGAGGTAAATGCCCG CCTCAGCCGGTCTAG CGCTCTCGCCTCCAAAGCGACTGGTTATCCCCTTGCTTACACTGCAGCCAAAATTGCTCTAGGACATACTCTACCCGAACTCCCAAATGCAGTCACGAAAACTACAACCGCTTGCTTCGAACCCTCGCTCGATTACATCGTCACAAAGATTCCCAAGTGGGATCTCGCCAAGTTCTCCTCTCAGGTTAATCGCGAGGTTGGATCTTCGATGAAGAGCGTTGGTGAGGTTATGGCTATTGGCAGGACCTGGGAGGAGTCCCTCCAGAAAGCTATCCGACAAGTTGACCCTCGTTGGGTTGGATTCGAAGCCTATGCACAGCCGAAAGCTGGCCCGGAACTCGACCGGGCGTTGAGTGTTCCAACAGATATGCGCCTATTCGTAATTGCGCACGCGATGTATAATTGTGGATATACGGTGGATAAGATCCATGATTTGACCAAGATCGACAAG TGGTACCTCTACAAAATCGACAATATCGTCCAAACTAACCGAACAATTCAAGCGGCAGGTTCTCTCAAGGCAATCGATGAAGATCTTATGCGCCGTGCAAAGAAGATGGGTTTCTCTGACCAACAAATCGCAACGCTCACCAACAGCACCGAAGCTGAAGCCAGGGCTCACCGGAAGTCTCTGGGTGTCACACCGTTTGTCAAGCGTATCGATACATTGGCCGCTGAGTATCCAGCACACACCAACTATCTATACACGACCTACAACGCTTCAGAGCACGATGTTGAATTTGACGAACACGGCACCATCGTACTCGGATCCGGTGTCTACCGTATTGGGAGCAGCGTTGAATTTGATTGGTGCGCAGTGACTTGTGCGAGGTCACTTAGGGAGGGAGGCCGTCGCACGATCATGATCAACTACAACCCGGAAACGGTCTCGACAGATTACGACGAAGCTGACCGCATGTACTTTGAAGAGCTTGGCTTTGAGCGTGTTATGGATATCTATGAGCTTGAGAAGGCTCAGGGTATTATTGTCAGTGTCGGAG GCCAATTGCCTCAAAACATTGCCCTTAGGTTGAAGGAAACTGGAATCAAGGTGTTGGGTACCGACCCGGCACAGATTGACATGGCCGAAGACCGACATAAGTTCTCCGGTGTACTCGATAAGGTTGGGATTGACCAACCGGAGTGGGCTGAAGTATCTAGTCTCGAAGCTGCCAAGGAGTTCGCCAATCGCGTCAG TTACCCTGTCCTCATTCGTCCCTCTTATGTCTTATCTGGCGCTGCTATGAATGTCGTATACGAAGAGTCCACACTCGAGCACCATCTCTCCGCCGCTGCCTCTGTGTCTCCTCTTCACCCAGTCGTAATTACCAAATTTATTGATGGGGCGCAAGAGATCGATGTAGATGCTGTGGCCCACAAGGGTAAACTCCTCATTCACGCCGTTTCCGAGCACGTGGAGAACGCAGGAGTTCACTCTGGCGATGCTACTCTCGTGCTTCCTCCTTTCTCTATCCCCGAATCAGATATGGCCCGGCTCAAGGAGATTGCCGAGAAGGTCGCACAAGCCTTTGAAATATCTGGTCCATTCAACATGCAAATTATTCGCCAGGAAAAGGGTCAAGGAGAGGATTCAGCGCTCAAAGTCATCGAATGCAACTTGCGTGCCTCTAGGAGTTTCCCCTTCGTGAGCAAGGTCCTAGGAAAGAATTTCATTCAGATCGCGACAGCGGCAATTACCGGAGAGAACGTCCCAGAACCAGTTGATATCATGAAAGAGAAGAGAGATTACTACTCCGTCAAGGTCGCTCAGTTCTCATGGACAAGGTTGGGTGGAGCTGATCCGTTCCTTGGCGTCG AAATGGCCAGTACCGGCGAAGTGGCCTCATTTGGCAAGGATGTCCACGAGGCATACTGGGCATCCTTACTCAGTACCACCGGATTCAAGCCACCCAAACTTGGCTCGGGTGTACTCATTGGTGGAGATATCTCGAAACCTGAGATGGCTACTGTTGCAAAGCAACTCATCGATCTTGGCTTCAAGCTTTACTGCTCATCTCACAAGGTCGAAGATTTCTTAAATTCGATCGCTTACGTATCCTGCAAGCGGATTTTCTTCcctaccaaggacaagcgTAAGCTTCGCGAGGTGTTTGACGAGCATAACATTCAATGTGTTGTCAATTTGGCCAAATCCAGGGGCAAGGATGCTGTAGATGAAGATTACGTTGCTCGCAG GAATGCGGTGGACTTTGGTCTCCCTCTCCTCAATAATGCCCGTTGTGCGCAATTGTTCGTCGAGGCCCTAGCGAAAAAGATTCCTGAGGGAGCTCTTCGGCCATATTTTGAGGGCCACATTCCTTctgaggtcaagtcttggcGAGAATTTGTCGGCCATGCCGCCTAG
- a CDS encoding major facilitator superfamily transporter — MAHQEHRSELRIETGKINKAEVSDVGQVVEVGSISERERKVVRKLDWIIMPVSWILYLFAYLDRSNLGNAKLQGLEADLIPNDPSGERFGLLSAIFYVAYLTWQFPMMLIVKRFPPNRVIGIVTIMWGISSALQASAFDYAGVVTARYFMGLFEAGFGPVIPFYYSLFYLKSEHALRTSFFISAGPLAGAFGGIIAYGVQAIRANIATWRILFLVEGCPTILVGILVLIFLPARPESTKWLSEEERTIATERLQREVQSEARAVNWDHVRLSLLDYRTWMLSILYQSLNVALSSISVFLPTIIRTLGYTNAKAQLMSVPPYACAGVVMLVVAKMSDRLRLRGPFVAGSLALSGVGYIILLVSSATQVHARYAAIFLAVTGTYCGIPIAMSWTTGNGGSETRRAVNMAMLNTIGQAMAVLGSYIYPEREAPQYIRGFAICCGFAWWGFLISCTLSGLWWLENRRRDRMEGGRPEEGIAPDTALHADKAVGFRYVI; from the exons ATGGCACACCAGGAACACCGATCGGAGCTTCGAATAGAAACAGGAAAAATAAACAAGGCTGAAGTATCAGATGTGGGCCAGGTTGTTGAAGTTGGGTCCATTTCCGAGCGTGAGCGCAAGGTAGTCAGGAAG TTGGATTGGATTATTATGCCAGTCTCATGGATTCTCTACCTCTTCGCAT ACCTGGACAGGAGCA ACTTAGGAAACgcaaaacttcaaggccttgaagCTGATTTAATTCCTAACGACCCATCTGGGGAAAGATTCGGGCTATTATCGGCAATTTTCT ACGTGGCTTATCTTACTTGGC AATTTCCGATGATGTTGATCGTCAAACGATTC CCTCCGAACCGTGTGATTGGCATTGTTACCATTATGTGGGGAATATCCTCGGCACTTCAAGCTTCTGCATTCGATTATGCAGGTGTTGTTACAGCAAGGTATTTCATGGGCCTTTTTGAAGCAGGATT TGGCCCTGTTATCCCTTTTTACTATTCTTTGTTCTATCTCAAATCAGAGCACGCGCTGCGAACATCTTTTTTCATCAGTGCCGGTCCTCTTGCAGGCGCCTTTGGCGGTATTATTGCGTATGGCGTACAGGCGATCCGTGCAAACATAGCGACATGGAGAATTTTGTT TCTGGTCGAAGGGTGTCCAACCATTTTGGTTGGAATACTGGTATTGATATTCCTGCCTGCTCGGCCTGAGAGCACCAAATGGCTGTCGGAAGAAGAACGCACAATTGCCACCGAACGTTTGCAACGCGAGGTACAGTCCGAGGCACGTGCGGTCAATTGGGATCATGTGCGCCTGAGCCTCTTGGACTACAGGACCTGGATG TTGTCCATTCTGTATCAATCATTGAACGTCGCATTATCATCGATCTCTGTCTTCCTTCCTACGATCATTCGAACTCTCGGATACACCAATGCCAAAGCTCAACTCATGTCTGTTCCTCCCTATGCATGTGCAGGGGTTGTTATGCTCGTAGTTGCAAAGATGAGCgatcgtcttcgtcttcgaGGCCCATTCGTTGCCGGGTCATTGGCTCTCAGTGGGGTTGGTTATATCATATT GCTCGTGAGTTCAGCAACTCAGGTTCACGCACGTTACGCCGCGATATTTCTTGCTGTTACTGGCACTTACTGTGGTATCCCAATTGC CATGTCTTGGACAACCGGCAATGGCGGTTCCGAGACTCGAAGAGCAGTAAACATGGCGATGCTCAATACCATCGGTCAAGCGATGGCCGTGTTAGGGTCATATATTTATCCCGAGCGGGAAGCACCACAGTACATACGTGGTTTTGCCATTTGCTGCGGTTTTGCTTGGTGGGGCTTCTTAATTTCTTGTACGCTCTCTGGTTTGTGGTGGCTCGAAAACCGCAGAAGAGATAGAATGGAAGGTGGACGCCCTGAAGAAGGCATCGCGCCGGATACAGCATTACATGCGGATAAGGCTGTTGGCTTCCGTTATGTTATCTAG
- a CDS encoding major facilitator superfamily transporter, with protein sequence MADTSSNRQNVEIDEKEVPQQLDYQQDGGKVSMAAPMDKAEQRLVWKLDLLIMPITFILYLLAYLDRSNLGNAKLQGLESTLMPNDESGNQFALLSAMFYIAYLCWQIPLTLTAKRFPPNIVIGVVTIAWGAASSLQAVAFNYAGVTTARYFLGLFEAGFGPVIPFYYSLFYLKSEHGFRTSFFISAAPLAGAFGGLIAYGVQHIHSHIATWRILFLIEGLPTILVGIIVLLLLPSRPETTKWLTEDERKLAQRRLNREVASEGRSINWKHVIMSFTDYKAWMICLMYQSLNVALSSISVFLPTIVKTLGYTNAKAQLMTVPPYACAGVVMLVVAKISDRAKVRGPFVAAVLVLSAIGYTILLAVPTTATKARYGAIFLAVSGTYSGIPLAMSWTTGNAGSETRRGVNMAMLNTIGHSMAVLGSYIYPSREGPAYTRGFAICCGFAWWGAFLALVLSLLLHLENRRRDRREGKPSQGETPNTAINADKAEGFRYVL encoded by the exons ATGGCCGATACGTCTTCCAACCGGCAAAACGTGGAAATCGATGAGAAAGAAGTCCCTCAACAATTGGACTACCAACAAGATGGTGGCAAGGTTAGCATGGCTGCGCCAATGGACAAAGCGGAACAGCGTTTGGTTTGGAAA CTCGACCTGTTGATTATGCCCATCACGTTCATTCTTTATTTGCTTGCTT ATCTTGACAGGAGCA ATCTAGGGAACGCCAAACTACAAGGGTTGGAGTCCACGTTGATGCCCAATGACGAATCCGGGAATCAGTTTGCATTATTGTCTGCGATGTTCT ATATCGCTTATCTCTGTTGGC AAATTCCCTTAACTTTGACTGCAAAGCGATTC CCTCCAAATATCGTCATCGGTGTTGTCACCATTGCTTGGGGAGCCGCATCTTCCCTTCAGGCGGTTGCCTTTAATTATGCGGGGGTTACCACGGCACGATACTTTTTGGGATTATTTGAAGCCGGATT TGGCCCTGTGATTCCGTTCTACTATTCCCTCTTCTACCTCAAGTCCGAGCATGGCTTCCGCACTTCATTCTTTATCAGCGCGGCACCATTAGCCGGCGCATTCGGAGGACTTATCGCTTATGGTGTCCAGCACATTCATTCTCACATTGCCACATGGAGGATTCTCTT CTTAATTGAAGGTTTGCCTACCATCCTCGTTGGTATAATCGTACTTTTGTTGCTACCATCTCGCCCCGAGACCACCAAATGGCTTACTGAAGATGAGAGAAAACTTGCTCAGCGCCGCCTTAACCGTGAGGTCGCATCTGAAGGGCGCTCAATTAACTGGAAGCACGTAATCATGAGCTTCACCGACTATAAGGCTTGGATG ATCTGCCTCATGTATCAATCTCTCAACGTTGCCCTTTCGTCCATTTCGGTATTCCTGCCTACGATCGTCAAGACGCTTGGGTATACAAACGCAAAGGCACAACTCATGACGGTTCCGCCTTATGCTTGTGCAGGTGTAGTTATGCTGGTTGTTGCAAAGATCAGTGACCGCGCCAAAGTTCGGGGTCCTTTTGTAGCTGCAGTACTCGTTTTGAGCGCCATCGGATATACTATTCT TTTGGCTGTGCCTACAACTGCCACCAAAGCTCGCTATGGAGCTATCTTCCTTGCTGTTTCTGGCACATACAGTGGGATTCCTCTCGC TATGTCTTGGACCACTGGAAACGCTGGATCTGAGACCCGCCGTGGTGTAAATATGGCCATGCTGAACACTATCGGTCATAGTATGGCCGTGTTGGGGTCCTACATCTACCCGTCCCGAGAGGGGCCAGCCTACACACGAGGGTTCGCTATCTGCTGTGGCTTCGCATGGTGGGGAGCCTTCCTTGCCCTTGTGCTCTCGCTTTTGCTTCATTTAGAGAACCGCCGTCGGGACCGCCGCGAGGGAAAGCCTAGCCAAGGCGAGACACCTAATACTGCCATTAATGCAGATAAAGCCGAGGGATTCCGTTATGTACTCTAG
- a CDS encoding ribonuclease T2 family, whose product MATTYILALALTSIAIASPLATIPSVDVHSLFTRTSCSVTGSASCTNTTAQSNLCCFEYPGGQLLQTQFWDFNPSTGPSDSWTIHGLWPDHCDGTYDSNCDPSRAYTDISTILTNGGASDILNYMKSYWLDINGNHESFWAHEWGKHGTLHSNPPASLHSPNVRFLGAAGIYPSSTATYTLAQINAAVKAKWGYTPALDCTSGSLNAISYYYHLKGSIIDGALVPIDAPKAGTCGSTGIKYPIKGGSNTPTTTATAPTGTSTAIPTKATIVGVTSSGTQTGCLLTAGTWSVQTCATYTITNVSGGFTLKTSKGFCEVSGGALSCSSSVSNGAVFTSSGGLLAYSGSTAFTGDSVPSGTAQVIIYTGSSHAQDITFKIVSS is encoded by the exons ATGGCCACCACCTACATTTTGGCTTTGGCTCTCACAAGCATCGCAATAGCATCTCCATTAGCCACTATCCCATCAGTGGACGTACATTCTCTTTTTACCAGGACTTCTTGTTCTGTAACCGGATCTGCGTCTTGTACAAACACGACTGCACAATCCAATCTGTGCTGTTTTGAATACCCTGGA GGACAACTTTTACAGACTCAA TTTTGGGACTTCAACCCAAGCACCGGACCCTCCGATAGCTGGACAATCCATGGGCTTTGG CCCGACCA TTGCGACGGGACATATGACTCTAACTGCGATCCTTCGCGAGCATACACGGACATTTCAACC ATTTTAACCAATGGCGGGGCTAGTGACATTTTGAACTACATGAAGTCTTACTGGTTAGACATTAACGGAAACCATGAAAGTTTCTGGGCC CATGAGTGGGGCAAACACGGAACCT TACACTCAAACCCGCCTGCATCTCTTC ACTCTCCCAACGTACGATTTCTTGGGGCGGCAGGAATCTATCCGTCTTCAACTGCGACATACACCCTAGCTCAGATTAATGCCGCTGTCAAGGCTAAATGG GGCTATACACCTGCACTTGACTGTACAAGTGGCTCCCTGAACGCGATCTCTTATTACTACCATCTGAAGGGATCTATTATTGATGGGGCTCTTGTCCCTATAG ACGCTCCAAAGGCTGGCACTTGTGGATCTACTGGTATCAAATATCCCATTAAAGGCGGATCTAATACTCCTACTACAACCGCAACT GCCCCCACTGGA ACTAGTACTGCTATTCCTACCAAGGCTACCATAGTCGGAGTTACTTCTTCGGGAACTCAGACCGGCTGCTTACTCACAGCGGGGACATGGTCTGTTCAGACTTGTGCGACATACACCATCACGAATGTCTCGGGAGGATTCACGCTCAAAACTTCAAAAG GCTTTTGTGAAGTTAGTGGAGGGGCACTCAGCTGTAGTAGTTCCGTTTCCAATGGGGCAGTTTTCACATCC TCTGGCGGGCTCCTCGCGTACAGCGGATCAACCGCTTTCACGGGTGACTCAGTGCCTAGTGGTACCGCGCAAGTAATTATCTATACCGGTAGTTCACACGCACAAGACATCACATTCAAAATTGTTTCGTCATGA